From a single Flavobacteriales bacterium genomic region:
- a CDS encoding T9SS type A sorting domain-containing protein, whose protein sequence is MRCLLPLALLATLHTTAQWSTDPANPMVVSTMANAPQHLTAIADADSGYFAFWSDLRNDPSKGDLYGQHFDSDGNALWTADGEMLLTNPIKSINQLAPLLMPDGSVIVSYLTGSGTVGADSVRAMRFDANANALWAEPSVLLTGLDYRSLKVVESESCAYLVAYCEACGGGGYGCKMQRVRMDGSVQFPLIGQTTASNYFGPFTIHPDGVGGLLFNIRCANGAGTCLKTQRFDSLGSAVWPAYIDLADGDGLSYAFSTGMDDTGAQTAVWEVNGDLRMHRMDTLGNSLWSPAVQVACDLAVHVQQKPVTITTDNELFVAWADNRPPAASQDLYIQRFDLMTGSELWAADGVPAIQINSYTPDPGLVLSDSGSVIATLDGNLDGYSAMRVMNDGTLAWPASVVFCLPSFNPNFGNRIHLPDKNGGMVVFWQASSGGLYGARVYRNGILYNDVGIAEATPLTRITGFPNPAGDRISFNLPTNSYVINIDLMNNLGTIVQRISSVNEIDLRGLATGTYAARIRTSNGVYTSRFIKY, encoded by the coding sequence ATGAGATGCTTGCTTCCATTAGCATTATTGGCCACGTTGCACACAACGGCACAATGGAGTACCGATCCTGCCAACCCCATGGTGGTAAGCACCATGGCCAATGCACCGCAACACTTAACCGCCATCGCCGATGCGGACAGTGGCTACTTCGCGTTCTGGAGTGACCTGCGCAACGATCCGTCAAAGGGCGATCTCTATGGTCAGCATTTCGATAGTGACGGCAATGCGTTGTGGACCGCAGATGGCGAAATGTTGTTGACCAACCCGATCAAAAGCATCAATCAGTTAGCGCCATTGTTGATGCCCGACGGATCAGTGATCGTATCGTACCTGACCGGTAGCGGCACAGTGGGTGCCGACTCCGTGCGCGCCATGCGTTTCGATGCGAATGCGAATGCACTTTGGGCCGAGCCTTCAGTACTGCTCACCGGTCTCGACTACCGGAGTTTAAAGGTGGTAGAGAGTGAAAGTTGTGCCTATTTGGTGGCGTATTGTGAGGCCTGCGGCGGAGGCGGATATGGTTGCAAGATGCAGCGCGTGCGCATGGATGGCAGTGTGCAATTCCCTTTGATCGGGCAGACAACTGCTTCCAATTATTTCGGCCCGTTCACTATCCACCCCGATGGCGTTGGTGGCCTGCTCTTCAACATACGCTGCGCGAACGGGGCGGGAACCTGCTTGAAAACCCAGCGCTTCGATAGTCTCGGCTCAGCAGTGTGGCCGGCGTACATCGATCTGGCTGATGGTGATGGCCTGAGCTACGCATTTTCCACCGGGATGGACGATACCGGCGCACAAACAGCGGTGTGGGAAGTGAACGGCGACCTGCGCATGCACCGCATGGATACACTGGGTAATTCGTTGTGGTCGCCTGCTGTGCAAGTGGCTTGTGATCTGGCTGTGCATGTTCAACAGAAACCTGTAACCATTACAACCGACAATGAACTCTTCGTAGCCTGGGCTGACAACCGCCCACCGGCGGCAAGTCAAGATCTCTATATCCAGAGATTCGACCTGATGACCGGTTCGGAGCTGTGGGCTGCAGATGGCGTACCCGCGATCCAGATCAACTCTTATACGCCCGATCCAGGGTTGGTGCTTTCAGATAGTGGTTCGGTGATCGCCACTTTAGATGGTAACCTGGACGGCTACTCGGCAATGCGCGTCATGAACGATGGAACCCTTGCTTGGCCCGCGTCGGTGGTGTTCTGCCTTCCGTCTTTCAATCCAAACTTCGGCAACCGAATACACCTACCTGATAAGAATGGCGGCATGGTGGTGTTCTGGCAAGCATCCTCGGGCGGACTTTACGGCGCACGCGTTTATCGGAACGGAATTCTGTACAATGATGTGGGTATCGCGGAAGCAACTCCTTTAACCCGGATCACTGGATTTCCGAACCCGGCAGGTGATCGTATCTCCTTCAACCTACCAACTAATTCATATGTAATTAATATCGACCTGATGAATAATTTGGGAACTATCGTGCAACGCATATCATCCGTCAACGAGATCGATCTCCGTGGACTTGCCACGGGTACCTACGCGGCCCGCATCCGCACATCGAATGGCGTGTACACTTCACGCTTCATCAAATACTGA